A window from Gossypium raimondii isolate GPD5lz chromosome 7, ASM2569854v1, whole genome shotgun sequence encodes these proteins:
- the LOC105803162 gene encoding uncharacterized protein LOC105803162: MASYDFSNDVLFEIFSRADLKTMKKCRVLSKECKDLTYESTFMRLHSQRISTMVGYLLQCSKNFGYGWRHRLSSNFVSIANSGLEPKLTPKFLSFSPEPVQIVATVNEGLVLCSTRLHGENRFYICKPSTQQWEFIPAPNPRFYRSKISMLVLGSNPLRFKIVGLSDSIDDKHSESDSESDLDSEYSDKEVNHRVVSDENLWHCEIFDSKSWEWKQSEDLKLTYRDFFRKRQGVSACGGLHWLIFNREQDKDIVLSLDGNKEEWTMASLPNSLRRKEYWDQIALVSCEGNLGLVNIDFKTKMVDVWVLNYEHIWIRKHTMNLIKERYLTRFHSFYGADTLVMKDMWSVYFYNSKTQKFDRVTADNQDIDAAYFIQTDFESVQLKPE, translated from the coding sequence ATGGCGTCTTATGATTTTAGCAACGatgttttatttgaaattttctcaagGGCTGAtttgaaaacaatgaaaaagtGTAGGGTTCTTTCGAAAGAATGCAAGGATCTCACTTACGAATCTACCTTTATGCGGCTACATTCTCAAAGGATATCAACAATGGTGGGATATTTACTTCAATGTTCAAAAAACTTTGGATACGGTTGGAGACATCGATTGAGTTCCAACTTTGTGTCAATAGCCAATTCAGGGCTCGAGCCAAAACTAACTCCGAAATTTCTTAGTTTTTCACCCGAACCTGTTCAGATTGTAGCGACGGTCAATGAAGGTTTGGTTTTATGTAGCACGAGACTACATGGAGAAAACCGGTTTTATATTTGTAAACCAAGTACTCAACAGTGGGAATTCATTCCGGCTCCAAATCCTCGATTTTATAGGTCAAAGATAAGCATGTTGGTGCTCGGATCGAACCCTTTACGGTTCAAAATCGTCGGACTCTCCGACAGCATAGATGATAAACACTCTGAATCAGACTCCGAATCGGACCTCGATTCGGAGTATTCCGACAAAGAAGTTAATCACCGTGTAGTTTCCGATGAAAACTTATGGCACTGCGAGATATTCGATTCCAAGAGTTGGGAATGGAAACAATCAGAGGATTTAAAGTTGACATACCGCGACTTTTTCCGGAAAAGGCAAGGCGTTTCTGCGTGCGGCGGCCTCCATTGGCTTATTTTCAACAGAGAACAAGACAAGGACATTGTATTATCTTTGGACGGTAACAAAGAGGAATGGACAATGGCTTCGTTGCCGAACTCACTTCGTCGAAAAGAATATTGGGATCAGATAGCACTTGTGTCGTGCGAAGGGAACCTCGGGTTGGTCAACATTGATTTTAAAACTAAGATGGTGGATGTTTGGGTTTTAAACTACGAACACATATGGATTAGAAAACACACCATGAATTTGATCAAAGAGCGTTATCTTACTCGTTTTCATTCGTTTTACGGTGCTGACACACTGGTTATGAAGGATATGTGGAGtgtgtatttttataattccaAGACTCAAAAATTCGATCGGGTTACAGCTGATAATCAAGATATAGATGCCGCATATTTTATTCAAACGGATTTTGAGTCCGTTCAGCTGAAGCCCGagtaa
- the LOC105794990 gene encoding uncharacterized protein LOC105794990 — protein sequence MASTSAVSMALPLSPTTQTKVSIPNPFLNPPPLKHSSMAATPTTRPNATKLEIKASSSSSSSNKEKAVTMLTAAAMTTSMMVPEIAQAADGVTPSLKNFLLSIAAGGVVLVAIIGAVIGVSNFDPVKRS from the coding sequence ATGGCTTCCACTTCAGCTGTTTCAATGGCACTGCCACTATCACCCACCACCCAGACCAAAGTCTCCATCCCCAACCCTTTCCTCAACCCACCTCcactcaagcattcatcaatggctgCCACCCCAACTACAAGACCCAATGCAACAAAACTTGAAATCAaggcttcttcttcttcttcttcttcaaacaAGGAGAAGGCAGTGACTATGTTGACAGCAGCTGCAATGACAACATCAATGATGGTCCCTGAAATAGCTCAAGCAGCTGATGGGGTTACCCCTTCTCTCAAGAACTTCTTGCTTAGCATTGCTGCTGGCGGTGTTGTGCTTGTCGCCATTATTGGAGCTGTCATTGGTGTCTCTAACTTTGACCCTGTTAAGCGAAGCTGA